A genome region from Panicum virgatum strain AP13 chromosome 4K, P.virgatum_v5, whole genome shotgun sequence includes the following:
- the LOC120703781 gene encoding ABC transporter A family member 7-like, whose translation MEPSSAAAAAAGPRPPTFASQTNALLRKNLIFQKRNRKETIRLIILPIYLCLIISVLQRLINHLVDKPEFKCGCQCVDINGTGPCQNVCGIQYSTPKQAGSCPIPNPPKWPALVQVPLPEYRAVQDSSSLLTGLPDASCRKTQSCPVSIPFTGANRTLSNSIMQNLFRSSPLSNLSDYTSISSPLLGTELPGFTTGFVEPAFVSDRPIYVLEQQCNSSDSVTVPITIGSVNAQKEIKCVQGLPLWRNSSRTINDESFQGYRKGKTAEGINEIAMAYDFQDSNEKHFNILALYNSTYQNVSYISMPFGLLRIPRSLNAVSNAYLQLVQGSGVQMLLDFTKEMPKQATRVIINFSSVLGPLFFQWVVVLLFPVMVTYLVYEKQHKLRTMMKMHGLGDGPYWIIYYLYFLIFSTVYMIVFVIFGSIIGVDFFKINDYSIQFVFFFSFINLQIVLAFLASSFFSKVNTAQAIAYLYIFGSGLIAGNLVRNFIEGGKFPRHWITVLEIIPAFSLYRGLYELGQYAIAASETGTGMRWSDLNDHTNGMRDVLIIIILEWLVLLPIAYYFDHAASVGHTSSPLATIKRLLKKDPTSRRITVNEIADKDVNVEMEKLDIITERETVDQVLQQQTCGYAVVCDDLKKVYHGKDGNPDKFAVRGVSLALLYGECLGILGPNGAGKSSFISMLIGFVKPTSGNAFVRGFSIQNDMEKIYNSMGVCPQNDMLWETLTGREHLQFYGRLKGHSGSSLDLAVDESLRSVNLLHGGAPDKQVKKYSGGMRRRLSVAISLIGDAKVVYMDEPSTGLDPASRKSLWSAVKQAKQDRAIILTTHSMEEAETLCDRLCIMVDGSLQCIGTPKELIARYGGYYVLTMTTLPEFEQEVENLVRKISPSARKVYNLSGTQKYELLKQDVRIADVFMAVESFKKRVEVQAWGLADTTMEDVFIKVAKGAQLSEELS comes from the exons atggagcCGTCCTCGgcggctgcggcagcggctgggccgAGGCCGCCGACCTTCGCGTCGCAGACCAATGCCCTCCTGCGCAAGAACCTCATCTTCCAG AAACGTAATAGGAAGGAAACCATTCGGTTAATCATACTTCCCATATACCTCTGTCTCATAATCAGCGTTCTTCAAAGACTCATCAACCATTTGGTGGATAAGCCGGAGTTCAAGTGCGGTTGCCAGTGTGTTGATATCAACGGCACAGGCCCTTGCCAAAATGTGTGTGGAATTCAGTACTCTACACCGAAACAGGCAGGCAGTTGCCCCATACCAAATCCTCCAAAATGGCCTGCCCTCGTGCAAGTACCCCTCCCAGAGTATCGCGCTGTGCAGGATTCCTCCAGTTTGTTGACAGGCCTCCCTGATGCATCATGTAGAAAGACTCAATCCTGCCCAGTCAGTATACCCTTCACTGGGGCAAACAGAACTCTATCTAATA GTATCATGCAAAACCTGTTCAGAAGCTCACCGCTTTCAAATCTTTCTGATTACACAAGCATATCTAGTCCTCTGCTT GGTACAGAACTACCAGGATTTACTACAGGCTTTGTTGAACCTGCTTTTGTGTCAGATCGACCCATATATGTTCTTGAACAGCAATGCAATTCCAGTGATTCAGTTACAGTCCCAATTACCATTGGTTCCGTAAATGCTCAGAAAG AGATAAAATGTGTCCAAGGTTTACCATTGTGGCGGAACAGTTCAAGAACAATTAATGATGAATCATTCCAGGGTTATCGGAAAGGGAAAACTGCAGAAGGGATAAATGAAATTGCAATGG CCTATGATTTCCAAGACTCAAATGAGAAGCACTTTAACATACTTGCTTTATATAACTCAACTTATCAGAATGTCTCTTATATTTCGATGCCATTTGGACTTCTGCGCATTCCACGctcattaaatgcg GTTTCAAATGCCTATCTCCAACTTGTACAAGGTTCAGGTGTACAAATGTTGCTGGACTTCACAAAAGAGATGCCTAAGCAAGCCACTCGTGTGATAATTAATTTTTCTTCTGTTCTCGGTCCTCTCTTTTTCCAATGGGTTGTTGTCTTGCTTTTTCCG GTTATGGTGACTTACCTTGTATACGAGAAGCAACACAAACTCCGAACAATGATGAAAATGCATGGGCTTGGGGATGGCCCTTACTGGATTATATACTATTTGTACTTCCTTATTTTCTCCACAGTATATATGATTGTATTTGTCATTTTTGGATCCATCATAG GTGTGGATTTTTTCAAGATAAACGACTACAGCATccagtttgttttctttttcagcTTCATTAATCTGCAGATTGTATTGGCCTTCCTAGCTTCATCATTCTTTTCCAAAGTCAACACCGCTCAGG CAATTGCATACTTGTACATATTTGGGTCAGGGTTAATCGCAGGAAATCTTGTTCGCAACTTTATTGAAGGTGGAAAATTCCCAA GACACTGGATTACAGTTCTGGAGATAATACCTGCATTTTCTTTATATCGAGGACTATATGAGCTTGGCCAATATGCTATTGCCGCTTCAGAAACAGGAACTGGCATGCGATGGAGTGATCTAAATGACCATACAAATGGAATGAGGGATGTGTTAATCATTATTATTTTAGAATGGTTGGTTTTGCTTCCCATTGCATATTATTTCGACCATGCTGCTTCAGTTGGACACACATCTAGTCCCCTTGCTACAATCAAACGTCTCCTAAAGAAGGACCCCACTTCAAGAAGGATAACTGTTAATGAAATAGCTGATAAAGATGTAAACGTAGAAATGGAGAAGCTAGACATTATCACAGAA AGGGAGACTGTTGATCAAGTGCTACAGCAACAAACTTGTGGCTATGCTGTTGTCTGTGATGACCTCAAAAAAGTATATCATGGAAAGGATGGTAACCCTGATAAGTTTGCGGTTCGGGGTGTATCGCTTGCTTTGCTTTATGGAGAGTGTCTTGGTATTCTTGGTCCTAATGGCGCTGGCAAAAGCTCTTTTATCAGCATG CTGATTGGGTTTGTAAAGCCAACATCAGGAAATGCATTTGTACGGGGTTTCAGCATACAGAATGACATGGAAAAGATATACAATAGCATGGGGGTTTGCCCACAGAATGA TATGCTTTGGGAGACGCTAACTGGCAGGGAGCACCTCCAGTTTTATGGCAGACTGAAGGGCCATAGTGGTTCATCTTTGGATCTC GCCGTTGATGAGTCTTTAAGGAGTGTAAATTTGCTTCATGGTGGTGCTCCCGATAAGCAAGTGAAGAAGTACAGTGGTGGCATGAGGAGGCGCCTGAGTGTCGCCATCTCTCTGATCGGAGATGCTAAA GTTGTGTACATGGATGAGCCTAGCACTGGATTAGACCCTGCTTCAAGGAAGAGTCTCTGGAGTGCTGTGAAGCAAGCAAAGCAGGATAGAGCAATCATTCTCACAA CACATTCCATGGAAGAAGCTGAAACTCTTTGCGACAGGCTTTGTATCATGGTTGATGGAAGCCTGCAGTGCATAGGCACGCCCAAAGAG CTCATAGCTAGATATGGAGGCTACTACGTGCTGACGATGACGACACTGCCCGAGTTCGAACAAGAGGTCGAGAATCTGGTGCGCAAGATCTCACCGAGCGCCAGGAAGGTGTACAATCTGTCAGGGACACAGAAGTACGAGCTGTTGAAGCAGGATGTGAGGATCGCGGATGTGTTCATGGCCGTGGAGAGCTTCAAGAAGAGGGTGGAGGTCCAGGCCTGGGGCCTCGCCGACACCACCATGGAGGACGTGTTCATCAAGGTCGCCAAAGGGGCGCAGCTCAGCGAAGAGCTCTCGTAG
- the LOC120703780 gene encoding protein RMD5 homolog — MEVDSLREGFDRVAEKRALSSAKALEAVDHLVNEVEQAIVKLQMMNTDSTGNVDHTTILAELKAKLNEMAPLNQLEGSQKELNVALSKYLKLLEKSFNPDISKAYRNVDFEVHMVNNIIANHFYRQGLFDLGDMFVRECGESGGASLKSSFQEMYGILEAMKARNLEPALSWAANNHDQLLQNGSMLEFKLYQLQFVEILSKGSRDGAREEAIQYARTHLVPFASVHKEEFQKLMACILWVGRLDQSPYSELMSSAHWDKLAEELTHQFCSLLGQSRESPLSVAVSAGFQGLPTLLKLTQVMAAKKQEWQVMKQLPVPIDIGPQFQYHSVFVCPVLREQSTEENPPMRMPCGHVVSKQSIMKLSKSSSRPFKCPYCPSEAVASHCKQLHF; from the coding sequence ATGGAGGTTGACAGCCTAAGGGAAGGATTTGACCGAGTTGCTGAGAAACGTGCGTTATCTTCTGCTAAAGCTCTGGAAGCTGTTGATCATTTAGTGAATGAAGTTGAGCAGGCAATTGTCAAGCTGCAGATGATGAATACAGATTCTACTGGGAATGTTGACCATACAACCATCCTTGCAGAACTGAAAGCTAAGTTGAATGAAATGGCACCACTAAACCAACTTGAAGGCAGTCAAAAGGAGCTTAATGTTGCCCTGAGCAAATACCTCAAGCTCCTTGAGAAGTCTTTTAATCCAGATATATCGAAGGCATACCGAAATGTGGATTTTGAGGTTCATATGGTAAATAACATCATAGCGAATCatttctaccgccaaggcctcTTTGATCTTGGTGACATGTTCGTCCGTGAGTGTGGGGAATCAGGTGGAGCATCCTTAAAGTCATCATTTCAGGAGATGTATGGTATCCTTGAAGCAATGAAAGCGAGAAACCTTGAGCCTGCCCTCAGCTGGGCTGCCAATAACCATGACCAGCTGCTGCAGAATGGATCTATGCTCGAGTTCAAGCTCTATCAGCTTCAGTTTGTTGAGATACTATCTAAAGGAAGCAGGGATGGGGCTAGGGAAGAGGCTATTCAATATGCCCGGACTCACTTGGTACCCTTTGCATCTGTGCACAAGGAAGAATTCCAGAAGCTAATGGCTTGCATTCTCTGGGTTGGTCGGCTGGATCAATCCCCATATTCCGAGTTAATGTCATCAGCGCATTGGGATAAGCTAGCTGAGGAGCTTACCCATCAATTCTGCAGCCTTCTGGGCCAGTCTAGGGAGAGCCCACTGAGTGTTGCAGTATCTGCTGGTTTTCAGGGATTACCAACTCTACTGAAGCTGACGCAAGTCATGGCTGCAAAGAAGCAGGAGTGGCAAGTGATGAAGCAGCTCCCAGTCCCCATAGACATCGGGCCACAGTTCCAGTACCACTCTGTTTTCGTGTGCCCGGTGCTGAGGGAGCAATCTACTGAGGAGAACCCTCCGATGCgaatgccttgtgggcatgtggtcTCGAAGCAATCCATCATGAAGCTGTCAAAGAGCAGCTCCAGGCCTTTCAAATGCCCCTACTGCCCCTCAGAGGCCGTCGCGTCACATTGCAAGCAGCTGcatttctag
- the LOC120703784 gene encoding uncharacterized protein LOC120703784 isoform X2, with product MATPGDQPAGGGSPARASRLRYPLRSASRGKVAADAPPTVSAPSRSKPSSDVSKSMCIDLSVKDKSAKPPRRHSIQTKPGASPRPTPSGTVTPVSGIRSRRFDTPSSEVSMSTARRKFSTLSSVSYWMTQIRLAEAACKHSVALAFFRLALESECEPLDRMREELKSYVARHGLATELEEPVKDILQVYDIVEDFEKLKISPEPSQQPKKSDKAARTATNVSPNGNLKPRSLNSEPAESKVAGKKENIQKAKPDAKVRASYNKNPAKNTTATEVVPKNAGKKTKKQTKGQQEVSNGDSGVSAAGPDQDPADVVMEITHEDKENMGDTEMPMDAGIPQEA from the exons ATGGCCACTCCCGGCGATCAACCGGCTGGCGGCG GGTCCCCGGCGCGGGCGTCGAGGCTGCGCTACCCGCTGCGGTCGGCGAGCAGGGGGAAGGTGGCGGCGGATGCGCCTCCCACCGTCTCCGCGCCGAG TAGGTCAAAACCATCTTCAGATGTCAGCAAGAGCATGTGTATTGACCTTTCTGTGAAGGATAAATCAGCCAAACCTCCACGGAGGCACTCAATACAAACTAAGCCAGGAGCAAGCCCAAGGCCAACTCCTTCTGGAACTGTTACTCCAGTATCTGGGATTCGGTCAAGGAGGTTTGATACCCCGTCATCTGAAGTGTCCATGTCCACGGCAAGGCGCAAGTTCAGCACGCTGTCCTCGGTCTCGTATTGGATGACACAGATCAGGCTGGCAGAGGCTGCTTGCAAGCACTCGGTTGCCCTGGCTTTCTTTAGGCTTGCTCTAGAATCAGAATGTGAG CCACTGGATCGGATGAGGGAAGAACTCAAGTCATATGTTGCCCGGCATGGCCTAGCTACAGAATTGGAGGAACCAGTAAAGGACATTCTTCAGGTTTATGATATCGTGGAGGATTTTGAGAAGCTCAAGATCTCTCCAGAGCCCTCACAGCAACCAAAAAAGTCTGACAAGGCAGCTCGTACTGCCACTAATGTGTCACCCAATGGTAACCTGAAGCCAAGGTCACTGAACTCTGAGCCAGCTGAAAGTAAGGTAGCAGGAAAGAAAGAGAACATTCAGAAGGCGAAGCCTGATGCAAAGGTCAGAGCCTCCTATAACAAGAATCCTGCCAAAAACACCACAGCAACGGAGGTGGTTCCCAAGAACGCTGGTAAGAAAACCAAGAAACAGACCAAGGGTCAACAGGAAGTTAGCAATGGAGATAGTGGGGTTTCCGCCGCCGGTCCAGATCAAGATCCTG CTGATGTGGTGATGGAGATTACACATGAGGATAAAGAGAACATG GGGGATACTGAGATGCCCATGGATGCTGGCATTCCCCAAGAAGCCTAG
- the LOC120703784 gene encoding uncharacterized protein LOC120703784 isoform X1, with product MATPGDQPAGGGTWGSPARASRLRYPLRSASRGKVAADAPPTVSAPSRSKPSSDVSKSMCIDLSVKDKSAKPPRRHSIQTKPGASPRPTPSGTVTPVSGIRSRRFDTPSSEVSMSTARRKFSTLSSVSYWMTQIRLAEAACKHSVALAFFRLALESECEPLDRMREELKSYVARHGLATELEEPVKDILQVYDIVEDFEKLKISPEPSQQPKKSDKAARTATNVSPNGNLKPRSLNSEPAESKVAGKKENIQKAKPDAKVRASYNKNPAKNTTATEVVPKNAGKKTKKQTKGQQEVSNGDSGVSAAGPDQDPADVVMEITHEDKENMGDTEMPMDAGIPQEA from the exons ATGGCCACTCCCGGCGATCAACCGGCTGGCGGCGGTACGTGGG GGTCCCCGGCGCGGGCGTCGAGGCTGCGCTACCCGCTGCGGTCGGCGAGCAGGGGGAAGGTGGCGGCGGATGCGCCTCCCACCGTCTCCGCGCCGAG TAGGTCAAAACCATCTTCAGATGTCAGCAAGAGCATGTGTATTGACCTTTCTGTGAAGGATAAATCAGCCAAACCTCCACGGAGGCACTCAATACAAACTAAGCCAGGAGCAAGCCCAAGGCCAACTCCTTCTGGAACTGTTACTCCAGTATCTGGGATTCGGTCAAGGAGGTTTGATACCCCGTCATCTGAAGTGTCCATGTCCACGGCAAGGCGCAAGTTCAGCACGCTGTCCTCGGTCTCGTATTGGATGACACAGATCAGGCTGGCAGAGGCTGCTTGCAAGCACTCGGTTGCCCTGGCTTTCTTTAGGCTTGCTCTAGAATCAGAATGTGAG CCACTGGATCGGATGAGGGAAGAACTCAAGTCATATGTTGCCCGGCATGGCCTAGCTACAGAATTGGAGGAACCAGTAAAGGACATTCTTCAGGTTTATGATATCGTGGAGGATTTTGAGAAGCTCAAGATCTCTCCAGAGCCCTCACAGCAACCAAAAAAGTCTGACAAGGCAGCTCGTACTGCCACTAATGTGTCACCCAATGGTAACCTGAAGCCAAGGTCACTGAACTCTGAGCCAGCTGAAAGTAAGGTAGCAGGAAAGAAAGAGAACATTCAGAAGGCGAAGCCTGATGCAAAGGTCAGAGCCTCCTATAACAAGAATCCTGCCAAAAACACCACAGCAACGGAGGTGGTTCCCAAGAACGCTGGTAAGAAAACCAAGAAACAGACCAAGGGTCAACAGGAAGTTAGCAATGGAGATAGTGGGGTTTCCGCCGCCGGTCCAGATCAAGATCCTG CTGATGTGGTGATGGAGATTACACATGAGGATAAAGAGAACATG GGGGATACTGAGATGCCCATGGATGCTGGCATTCCCCAAGAAGCCTAG